A window of the Nibribacter ruber genome harbors these coding sequences:
- a CDS encoding PAS domain S-box protein, whose product MKTSAEGSSMVKAAEHLIDLAEHVSGSRKMMFVCTPQGKVLALNAQASEVFFEGEAFPAGMNIKDLLEEKYLPQFEKNLRQLRTRKNISGFLQSNAKAVGNGLLYFKSSLVHQDGHELLYIAVRSASAEVMPVGDMFASESSYRSIFEDSNEPMFILDKKGVFIDINKEALGLVQSTKEELTGHTVFEAFDLNPSEKIAFKKRIQQACEGKSIKFDWWFKDSHDILHPTLLSFRCGKYFGQEVVLGTAKPMEDKRQWQESGKQRLDQQEFMAHLVPALSDLKAADDILATALDAFLKRPHIMGGGVYVYQPTSRMVQLVKSKGEASFLLQEQSVLALKPEFLSQLENKRKNRSILSISRNFQHLFKKREVVALPISTDKGYVAAIILLVDDAKHMTSTLTEFVNQVGFELNSFLSRFELRQELHYSEGKYKTLFESSNDAIFLLNNSQIADCNFQATMLLDCDKQDIIGKRLADFSPALQADGSSSLEKSLHMIDETLLAGNPQTVEWRLERTDGNNIDSEISFSAIQLEGVSFVQCIVRDITQRKEAQALLRKQEVLRESMLQFRSFLSQVNLAYISLDLDLRVLYVNDYFLQYTGYKREEVVGQNYYELFVSEHERPSRVQEIQKALHTQSLRSYYEWDLVTKSHSVKILRWNIMFEMDAEGKVTGITAVGKDMTDKRIAMEALKDNKIRLQDLFDNAHDLIQNISTDNKFIFVNRAWKEKLGYNDYDIENLTLTDIVHPYYKAKLIYQLRNLYKGENVNKIETVFLTKSGKPIHLIGSINCSWQDGKPIATRAILHDITDRIKAERLQKVYYSIANLAISSKDLPSLYSAIHRELSKIIETHNFFIALYDDTKHLIDFVYYVDQLSDLPAESTSRPFSSGMTEYIIKTGKPLYATKDDFMQLEAEGKLSINGVIPEVMLFSPLSIGERIIGVIAVRDYKNPEAYVQTDIEILHFISNQVALAIERKRNEEQINIQNARLKAIFESGTHLMWSVNRQYKLTSFNQNFSSAVQNWGSDSPEVGMLLADMVQPYIAGEDYALMKSSYDLAFSGHARQFELELKSTDQHSEWLEILLNPIYLEDGSFEDVSAIALDITDKKISQLALAENEEKFRSIFESFQDMYYKTGIGGEFQLLSPSVQDLLGFTQSEAVGMNVSDLYIHPQDRDQLLNALYTQRKVRNFETALRTKDEGEIEVLINSRLITNLEGEAIAIEGVCRDITELKNTQRELIRAKELAENSLQVKNQFLANMSHELRTPMNGIIGMIDLLYHTASTEEQIDYIDTLRKSSDALLDILNDILDLSKIQAGKMEVNESGIDLHYTLDKIHSLFANRAQQKDLEFTYFISKDTPRYIVTDETRLLQILSNLTSNAIKFTNEGRVSVEVAQLEVKNDQHLLEFRVRDSGIGISEEDIQILFTNFTQLDNSSTKTFGGTGLGLAISKQLSELLGGEIGVESEPGQGSTFWFTIQCRLAENEEQINEQLQLAKETETIDRFDPAPVVLLVDDNQINQKVAIKLLERLGCTPDVASNGFEAIEKATQNQYEIIFMDIQMPEMDGVTATKELKRLLGENCPPIVAMTAYSMKGEAEKFISEGLDDYISKPVRSTDLADRINTWRQKNMAMADSTRTFIPQATAPKEKEDQQLVDLSVVEQLRSIGGVDFALQLYVDFEEETTHLLQEAKNEVEAQHYEAILSTLHQIKGTASTLGLMTITSIAKTLEHNIRKGEMSDVATAYADLESSFANFRAHYRNIILPN is encoded by the coding sequence ATGAAGACGTCTGCAGAAGGAAGCTCCATGGTGAAGGCAGCAGAGCACCTCATTGATTTGGCTGAGCATGTGAGCGGCAGTAGAAAAATGATGTTTGTCTGCACGCCCCAGGGAAAAGTGCTGGCTCTTAATGCACAGGCAAGTGAGGTCTTCTTTGAAGGAGAAGCATTTCCGGCGGGCATGAACATCAAAGACCTGTTGGAAGAAAAGTACCTGCCCCAGTTTGAGAAGAACCTTCGGCAGTTGCGTACCCGCAAGAACATCAGCGGCTTTCTCCAGTCAAATGCAAAGGCAGTAGGCAACGGACTTTTGTATTTCAAATCCAGCCTGGTGCACCAGGACGGGCATGAACTGCTGTACATTGCCGTCCGGTCAGCCTCTGCCGAGGTGATGCCCGTAGGCGATATGTTTGCCTCTGAGTCCAGCTACCGCAGCATTTTTGAGGACAGCAACGAGCCCATGTTCATTCTGGACAAAAAAGGCGTTTTCATAGACATCAATAAAGAGGCGCTGGGCCTGGTGCAGTCTACCAAAGAAGAACTGACCGGGCATACCGTGTTTGAAGCCTTTGACCTGAACCCTTCAGAGAAGATAGCGTTCAAAAAACGCATTCAACAAGCCTGTGAGGGCAAGAGCATCAAATTTGACTGGTGGTTTAAAGACAGCCATGACATCCTGCACCCCACCCTGCTTTCCTTTAGGTGCGGCAAGTATTTTGGGCAGGAAGTTGTGCTGGGCACGGCCAAACCCATGGAAGACAAGCGCCAGTGGCAGGAGTCTGGCAAGCAACGCCTGGACCAGCAGGAATTCATGGCTCATCTGGTGCCCGCCCTCTCTGACCTGAAAGCAGCCGATGATATTCTGGCAACCGCCCTGGACGCCTTTTTAAAACGGCCCCATATCATGGGCGGCGGCGTGTATGTGTACCAGCCCACTTCACGCATGGTGCAGTTGGTGAAAAGCAAAGGAGAAGCCTCTTTTTTACTGCAGGAACAGAGTGTGCTGGCCCTCAAGCCCGAGTTTCTGTCCCAGTTGGAAAACAAGCGTAAGAACAGGTCCATCCTGAGCATCTCGCGCAACTTTCAGCACCTTTTCAAAAAGCGGGAAGTGGTAGCCTTGCCCATCAGTACAGATAAAGGCTACGTGGCTGCCATCATTTTATTGGTGGACGATGCCAAGCACATGACCAGCACCCTCACTGAGTTTGTGAACCAGGTGGGGTTTGAGCTAAACTCGTTTCTGTCCAGGTTTGAGCTGCGCCAGGAACTGCATTACTCCGAAGGCAAGTACAAAACCTTATTTGAGTCTTCCAATGACGCCATCTTCCTGCTCAACAACTCTCAAATAGCCGACTGTAATTTTCAGGCGACCATGCTGCTGGATTGTGACAAGCAAGACATCATTGGCAAGCGTCTGGCAGATTTCTCACCAGCTTTGCAGGCAGACGGCAGCTCCTCTCTGGAGAAGTCCTTGCACATGATTGATGAAACATTACTGGCCGGCAACCCGCAAACCGTGGAATGGCGCCTGGAACGCACAGACGGCAACAACATAGACAGCGAAATCAGCTTTAGTGCCATCCAGCTGGAGGGCGTTTCTTTTGTGCAATGCATTGTGCGGGACATTACCCAGCGCAAAGAGGCCCAGGCCCTTTTGCGCAAGCAGGAAGTGCTGCGCGAGTCTATGCTTCAGTTCCGGTCTTTCCTGAGCCAAGTGAATCTCGCCTACATCAGTCTGGACCTGGACCTGCGCGTGCTGTACGTGAATGACTATTTTCTACAGTACACGGGCTATAAGCGCGAAGAAGTGGTGGGGCAGAACTACTATGAGCTCTTCGTGTCTGAGCATGAGCGGCCCAGCCGCGTGCAGGAGATTCAGAAGGCCCTGCATACGCAGTCGTTGCGCAGCTATTATGAGTGGGACCTGGTAACCAAGTCGCATTCCGTTAAAATCCTGCGCTGGAACATCATGTTTGAGATGGATGCCGAAGGTAAAGTGACGGGAATTACCGCCGTGGGCAAGGACATGACCGATAAGCGCATCGCCATGGAAGCCCTCAAGGACAACAAGATCAGGCTGCAGGACTTGTTTGACAACGCCCATGACTTGATCCAGAACATCTCCACTGACAATAAATTCATCTTCGTAAACCGGGCCTGGAAAGAGAAATTGGGCTACAACGATTATGATATTGAAAACCTTACCCTCACCGACATTGTCCACCCCTACTACAAGGCCAAGCTCATCTACCAGCTGCGCAACCTGTACAAGGGCGAGAATGTGAACAAGATAGAGACCGTTTTCCTTACTAAGAGCGGCAAGCCCATTCACTTGATTGGTAGTATCAACTGCAGCTGGCAGGACGGAAAGCCCATAGCCACCCGCGCCATTCTCCATGACATTACTGACCGCATCAAGGCCGAGCGTCTGCAGAAGGTGTACTACTCCATCGCCAACCTGGCCATCAGTTCCAAAGACTTACCCTCATTGTACAGCGCCATTCACCGGGAGCTGAGCAAGATCATTGAGACGCACAACTTCTTCATTGCGCTGTATGATGACACCAAGCATTTGATTGACTTTGTGTACTACGTAGACCAGCTCTCAGACTTGCCGGCAGAGTCTACCTCGCGGCCTTTCTCTTCTGGAATGACCGAGTACATCATCAAAACGGGCAAGCCGCTGTACGCCACCAAAGATGATTTCATGCAGTTGGAGGCAGAAGGCAAGCTATCCATCAACGGCGTCATTCCAGAGGTCATGCTCTTTTCGCCGCTGTCCATTGGCGAACGCATCATTGGCGTAATTGCCGTGCGGGATTACAAAAACCCGGAGGCGTACGTCCAAACCGACATTGAGATTCTGCACTTCATCTCCAACCAGGTGGCCTTGGCCATTGAACGGAAACGCAATGAAGAGCAGATTAACATTCAGAATGCCAGACTCAAGGCTATCTTTGAGAGCGGCACGCATTTGATGTGGTCGGTGAACCGGCAGTACAAACTCACGTCCTTCAACCAGAACTTCTCCAGCGCCGTCCAGAACTGGGGCTCAGACTCGCCAGAAGTGGGCATGCTGCTAGCAGACATGGTGCAGCCTTACATTGCCGGCGAAGACTATGCCTTAATGAAGAGTTCGTATGACCTGGCATTTTCAGGCCATGCCCGGCAGTTTGAACTGGAGCTCAAGTCCACTGACCAGCACAGCGAATGGCTGGAGATTCTGTTGAACCCTATCTATTTGGAAGACGGCAGTTTTGAAGATGTGTCTGCCATTGCCCTAGACATCACCGACAAGAAAATCTCCCAACTGGCCCTGGCTGAGAACGAGGAGAAGTTCCGGAGCATCTTTGAGTCATTTCAGGATATGTACTACAAGACGGGCATTGGCGGCGAATTCCAGTTGCTGAGCCCCTCGGTACAGGACCTGCTGGGCTTCACGCAATCAGAAGCCGTAGGCATGAACGTGAGCGACCTGTACATCCATCCGCAGGACCGTGACCAACTCCTGAACGCCCTCTACACCCAACGCAAAGTGCGCAACTTTGAAACCGCATTGCGCACAAAGGACGAAGGTGAGATTGAGGTGTTGATTAACTCGCGCCTCATCACCAACCTGGAGGGCGAGGCCATTGCCATTGAAGGCGTCTGCCGTGACATCACTGAACTCAAGAACACCCAACGCGAGCTGATACGGGCCAAAGAACTGGCAGAAAACTCCCTGCAGGTAAAAAACCAGTTTCTGGCCAACATGAGCCATGAGCTACGCACGCCCATGAACGGAATCATTGGCATGATAGACCTGCTCTACCATACCGCCTCCACTGAGGAACAGATTGACTACATTGACACTCTGCGCAAGTCCTCAGACGCCTTGCTGGACATTTTGAACGACATCCTGGACCTTTCCAAAATACAGGCCGGTAAGATGGAGGTGAATGAATCGGGCATAGACTTACACTATACATTAGATAAGATTCATTCCTTGTTTGCCAATCGGGCCCAGCAGAAAGACCTGGAGTTTACCTATTTTATTTCTAAAGACACGCCTCGGTACATTGTCACTGATGAAACCCGCCTGTTGCAGATTCTCTCTAACCTCACCTCCAACGCCATCAAGTTCACCAATGAAGGCCGGGTAAGCGTAGAAGTGGCCCAGTTAGAAGTAAAGAATGACCAGCATTTGTTGGAGTTCAGAGTGCGGGACTCTGGTATTGGCATTTCTGAGGAAGACATACAGATTCTGTTCACCAACTTCACGCAGCTGGACAACTCCTCCACAAAGACCTTTGGCGGTACAGGGTTGGGACTGGCCATTTCCAAGCAATTGAGTGAGTTGCTGGGCGGTGAGATTGGCGTGGAGTCAGAGCCTGGACAGGGAAGCACCTTCTGGTTCACCATCCAATGTCGCCTGGCAGAGAATGAGGAACAGATTAATGAGCAATTACAACTGGCCAAGGAAACGGAGACCATTGACAGATTTGACCCTGCTCCGGTGGTGTTGCTGGTAGATGACAACCAGATCAACCAGAAAGTGGCCATCAAGCTTCTGGAGCGTTTGGGCTGTACGCCAGATGTAGCCTCCAACGGGTTTGAAGCCATAGAAAAAGCGACCCAGAACCAATATGAGATCATCTTCATGGACATTCAAATGCCGGAGATGGACGGGGTTACCGCTACCAAAGAATTAAAGCGATTGCTGGGAGAAAACTGTCCGCCCATTGTGGCCATGACCGCTTATTCCATGAAGGGTGAGGCAGAGAAGTTCATAAGTGAAGGTCTAGATGATTATATCTCTAAACCTGTGAGAAGCACAGATCTGGCAGACCGGATCAATACCTGGCGCCAGAAAAATATGGCCATGGCAGACAGCACCCGTACCTTCATCCCGCAGGCTACAGCGCCAAAAGAAAAAGAGGATCAGCAACTGGTAGACCTGTCTGTGGTGGAGCAGCTGCGCAGCATTGGCGGCGTTGATTTTGCCCTTCAGTTATACGTTGATTTTGAAGAGGAAACTACCCACCTGCTGCAGGAAGCTAAAAACGAGGTAGAGGCACAACATTACGAGGCCATTTTAAGTACACTGCATCAGATTAAGGGAACAGCCTCTACGTTGGGTTTAATGACCATCACGTCCATTGCCAAAACCCTGGAGCACAACATCCGGAAGGGAGAAATGAGTGATGTGGCCACTGCGTATGCTGATTTAGAATCTAGTTTTGCTAATTTTAGAGCTCACTATCGTAATATAATCTTACCAAACTAA
- a CDS encoding response regulator translates to MADSKTILIAEDSSVILNLTKKILELQNYKVLSAKNGGEVIKRINEEKIDAILMDLNIPVKDGMECTKEIRTSSNPEVANIPIIAVTGNANNYTLEEFKQAGINAYLPKPLDFDMLVQTVKEYVK, encoded by the coding sequence ATGGCTGATTCAAAAACCATACTTATTGCAGAGGATAGCTCTGTGATTCTGAACCTTACCAAGAAGATCCTGGAGTTGCAGAACTACAAGGTGCTTTCGGCCAAGAACGGCGGGGAGGTGATCAAAAGAATTAATGAGGAGAAAATTGACGCCATTCTCATGGACTTGAACATACCCGTGAAGGACGGGATGGAATGTACCAAAGAGATCCGCACTTCCTCCAATCCAGAGGTGGCCAACATTCCTATCATTGCTGTGACTGGTAACGCCAACAACTACACCCTGGAGGAATTCAAACAAGCAGGCATCAACGCCTACCTGCCAAAACCTTTGGATTTTGACATGTTGGTGCAAACCGTAAAAGAGTACGTGAAATAG
- a CDS encoding MBL fold metallo-hydrolase produces MKITLLGTGTSQGVPVIGCECEVCRSLDYRDKRLRVSVHVEVEGKSLIIDSGPDFRQQMLRERIKRVDALLFTHEHKDHTAGMDDIRAFNFMQHIDMPVYADPRVLRQLQQEFSYIFTNTTYPGVPRVELNPIQNEPFMVVGQQVTPIAVMHHKLPVFGFRIGDFTYITDANFISEEEKDKIRGSKILVLNALRKEPHISHFSLPEALSLIEELAPEQAYLTHISHLLGLHREVEQELPPHVRLAYDGLSFTL; encoded by the coding sequence GTGAAAATCACCTTACTAGGAACCGGCACCTCACAGGGAGTACCCGTCATTGGGTGCGAATGTGAGGTTTGCCGCTCCTTAGACTATAGAGACAAGCGCCTGAGAGTGTCTGTGCATGTGGAGGTAGAAGGAAAGAGCCTGATCATTGACTCTGGCCCCGATTTTAGGCAGCAGATGCTGCGAGAGCGCATTAAACGGGTAGACGCCCTGCTCTTCACGCACGAGCACAAAGACCACACCGCCGGCATGGATGACATACGGGCATTCAACTTCATGCAACACATAGACATGCCGGTGTACGCAGACCCGCGCGTGCTACGGCAGCTGCAGCAAGAATTCAGCTACATCTTCACCAATACCACCTATCCCGGCGTGCCCAGGGTAGAACTCAATCCCATCCAGAACGAGCCGTTCATGGTGGTAGGCCAGCAGGTGACGCCCATCGCAGTCATGCACCATAAACTGCCCGTCTTTGGGTTTAGGATTGGGGATTTCACCTATATCACAGACGCTAATTTCATTTCTGAGGAAGAGAAGGATAAGATAAGGGGATCCAAGATATTGGTCTTGAACGCCCTTCGCAAAGAACCGCATATCTCGCACTTCTCCCTGCCTGAAGCCCTTTCTCTGATAGAAGAGCTAGCCCCAGAGCAGGCCTACCTTACCCACATCAGCCATTTGCTGGGCCTGCACCGCGAGGTGGAGCAAGAGCTGCCCCCGCACGTGCGGCTGGCCTATGACGGTCTTTCCTTTACCCTGTAA
- a CDS encoding NFACT RNA binding domain-containing protein, translated as MHQNFYFIRQLAGQLHTRLHGATCVAAFSQEKDELMLEFDQKGASFFLKAIQTPTFSSLQVPGSFNRARQNSVDLFHPLIGQQVLEVVAHQQERSFYIRFTHDKVLLFKLFGNRSNVVLFEDDHATDLFHRKLAKDLTLDYRSMDQPWRFDRAQFMNQPGSLKKMLPTLGEVPFLYLEEQGWTERPVEEQVKLVEAMLAQLENPEGYYLTTVQKILRLSLLPVGIVQETYQDPLQALNAFVPQFRAQEYFQSTYRTTHRALERQLEVANKIWYQIQEQLEQWHHGTPYAQTADVIMANLSNIPAGATEMELFDFYQDQPRLIKLSRTETPQKTAEKLYKKAKNQQIEWRLLQERAQRKEEEVERLSQQLQELEQIETAPLLRQYVKKYTVTQAAYSPDLPYHAFELDGFKIWVGKNAKANDALTLKHTHKDDLWLHAKDVPGSHVVIKQVPGKAIPMRVIETAAQLAAFYSKRKSDTLCPVLYTPKKYVRKPKSATAGSVMVEREKVVLVKPDNPFRTRP; from the coding sequence GTGCACCAGAATTTCTATTTTATCAGGCAATTGGCCGGGCAGCTGCATACACGACTGCATGGGGCTACTTGCGTGGCAGCCTTTAGCCAGGAAAAGGATGAGTTGATGTTGGAGTTTGACCAGAAAGGAGCCTCCTTCTTCTTAAAAGCCATCCAGACGCCCACTTTCTCCAGCTTGCAGGTTCCTGGCAGTTTCAACAGAGCCCGACAGAACTCAGTAGACCTGTTCCACCCATTGATTGGCCAGCAGGTGCTTGAAGTAGTTGCCCACCAACAGGAACGGAGCTTCTACATAAGATTCACGCATGATAAAGTTCTGCTGTTCAAGCTCTTCGGGAACCGGTCTAACGTAGTACTGTTTGAAGATGACCACGCCACTGACCTTTTTCACCGCAAGCTAGCCAAAGATTTAACCTTAGATTACCGGTCCATGGACCAGCCTTGGCGGTTTGACCGGGCACAGTTCATGAACCAGCCAGGCTCGCTCAAGAAGATGCTGCCCACACTGGGAGAAGTCCCGTTTCTTTATCTGGAGGAGCAGGGATGGACTGAAAGGCCCGTGGAAGAACAGGTGAAGTTGGTAGAAGCCATGCTGGCCCAATTGGAAAACCCCGAAGGCTACTACCTGACCACAGTTCAGAAAATATTGCGCTTATCTTTGCTCCCCGTTGGCATAGTACAGGAAACGTACCAAGACCCGCTTCAGGCATTGAATGCCTTTGTACCCCAGTTCAGGGCGCAGGAATATTTCCAGAGCACCTACCGCACCACGCACCGAGCCTTGGAACGGCAGCTGGAGGTGGCCAACAAAATCTGGTACCAGATACAGGAACAGTTGGAACAATGGCATCACGGCACGCCATACGCGCAAACCGCCGATGTGATCATGGCCAACCTGAGCAACATACCGGCAGGTGCCACGGAGATGGAGTTGTTTGACTTTTACCAGGATCAGCCCCGGCTTATTAAACTGTCCCGCACCGAAACACCCCAGAAGACCGCCGAAAAGCTTTATAAGAAGGCCAAAAACCAGCAGATAGAATGGCGGTTATTGCAGGAACGCGCCCAGCGCAAAGAAGAAGAAGTAGAACGGCTGAGCCAGCAACTACAGGAATTGGAACAGATTGAGACCGCCCCGCTCCTACGCCAGTACGTCAAGAAATACACCGTCACACAGGCCGCTTATTCCCCAGATCTGCCCTATCATGCGTTTGAGTTGGACGGATTTAAGATCTGGGTAGGCAAGAACGCCAAGGCCAATGACGCGCTTACTCTTAAGCATACCCACAAGGATGACCTATGGCTGCATGCCAAAGACGTGCCCGGCTCTCACGTAGTCATCAAGCAGGTACCCGGCAAGGCCATTCCCATGCGCGTCATAGAGACCGCGGCCCAGTTGGCAGCATTCTATTCCAAACGCAAAAGCGACACGCTCTGCCCCGTCTTATACACGCCCAAGAAATATGTGCGCAAACCCAAAAGCGCCACGGCCGGCTCTGTCATGGTAGAAAGAGAGAAAGTGGTGTTGGTTAAGCCTGATAATCCTTTTAGAACTCGCCCCTAG
- a CDS encoding DUF1206 domain-containing protein: protein MQQQKKDWIIKYARVGYVAKGIVYCLIGILTAMYALGIGGEKASKTDAFMEVKELPGGSFLLGLIAAGLIGYSLWRFTQAIADTENKGTDFKGIGKRLAYAFSGLIYGSFAFVAFKIATNTGGGSSNGSSQKTFLAELLDKPFGKYLAIIIGLITIGNGLLQLKRVITGSFMKDVHGMPQDQFRILERAGKIGYAARGVVFGILGYLFAKAAWNRNPSQAQDTEGVFGFLRDNPMGDFLLAAVAIGLVGYGIFMFVRARYSEISFN from the coding sequence ATGCAACAGCAGAAGAAAGATTGGATCATCAAGTACGCCCGCGTAGGCTATGTAGCCAAAGGGATTGTCTATTGCTTAATTGGGATATTAACGGCGATGTACGCCCTGGGAATTGGAGGAGAAAAAGCCTCTAAGACAGATGCGTTCATGGAAGTAAAAGAATTACCAGGCGGCAGCTTTTTATTAGGCTTAATTGCCGCCGGCTTAATCGGGTATTCTTTATGGCGTTTCACACAAGCCATTGCCGACACTGAGAACAAAGGCACGGATTTTAAAGGAATAGGCAAAAGATTAGCGTATGCCTTTAGCGGACTTATTTACGGATCCTTTGCTTTTGTGGCATTTAAAATTGCTACAAATACAGGCGGAGGGTCCAGCAATGGCTCTTCGCAAAAAACCTTTTTAGCTGAACTATTAGACAAGCCATTTGGCAAGTACTTAGCTATAATCATCGGGTTAATTACCATAGGTAATGGACTGCTACAATTAAAGCGTGTCATTACCGGTTCCTTTATGAAAGACGTGCATGGCATGCCGCAGGACCAGTTCAGGATTTTGGAAAGAGCCGGCAAAATTGGGTATGCCGCCAGAGGAGTGGTCTTCGGGATTTTGGGGTACCTGTTTGCGAAGGCCGCTTGGAACCGTAATCCGTCACAGGCCCAGGACACCGAGGGAGTGTTCGGCTTTTTAAGAGACAATCCCATGGGAGACTTCCTGCTGGCCGCCGTGGCCATCGGGTTGGTGGGCTACGGTATCTTCATGTTCGTACGGGCCAGATACAGCGAGATTTCCTTCAATTAA
- a CDS encoding PhzF family phenazine biosynthesis protein, with product MQTLPFYIVDVFADQPYRGNQLAVFLQAGNLRTEQMQQIAQEIGFAESAFVLQDTATPAGYPARYFTVEYEVPFAGHPTLGTAFVLQQVLEKTSVPEVKLHLPVGTIPVSFSYDQQGQPDFLMMQQINPVLEEPLPADDLPLVLGLPGEALHPEFPVQVVSTGLPFLLIPLQRLEDMRQIHIKEEVLLAFLQKHHLFKTQREDGLSVALYLFCPETYQKDRQINARMLAYENGKVIEDAATGSANGCLLGYLLQHEYLGPGAVDILVEQGCEINRHATIRLQGQQHPNHQFDIRVGGQVQLISKGEWYVH from the coding sequence ATGCAAACCTTACCCTTCTACATAGTTGACGTCTTTGCAGACCAACCTTACAGAGGCAACCAACTAGCCGTCTTTTTACAGGCTGGCAACCTACGCACAGAGCAGATGCAGCAGATAGCCCAGGAGATTGGCTTCGCTGAATCTGCTTTTGTGCTTCAGGATACTGCTACTCCTGCCGGCTACCCGGCGCGGTATTTCACGGTAGAATATGAGGTGCCATTTGCGGGGCATCCTACGCTGGGCACCGCCTTCGTCCTCCAGCAAGTGTTGGAGAAGACATCAGTCCCTGAGGTGAAACTGCATTTGCCCGTAGGTACCATACCCGTCTCTTTTTCTTATGACCAGCAGGGCCAACCTGACTTTTTGATGATGCAACAAATCAATCCGGTGTTGGAGGAGCCGCTTCCGGCAGATGACCTACCGCTGGTGTTGGGACTTCCCGGTGAGGCACTGCACCCGGAGTTCCCGGTGCAGGTGGTGTCCACGGGCCTTCCGTTCCTCCTCATTCCGTTGCAACGATTAGAAGACATGCGGCAGATACACATCAAGGAAGAAGTGCTGCTCGCCTTTCTACAGAAGCACCATTTATTTAAAACTCAGCGCGAAGACGGACTATCGGTGGCGCTTTACCTGTTCTGCCCCGAAACCTACCAGAAAGACCGCCAAATCAACGCGCGCATGTTAGCCTATGAGAATGGCAAGGTAATAGAGGATGCGGCCACAGGAAGCGCCAATGGCTGTCTTTTAGGCTATCTGCTCCAACATGAATACCTGGGTCCTGGAGCGGTAGACATTTTGGTGGAGCAAGGCTGTGAAATCAACCGGCATGCCACCATCAGGCTACAAGGGCAGCAACACCCCAACCATCAATTTGACATCAGGGTGGGCGGACAAGTACAGCTCATCTCCAAAGGCGAATGGTATGTACACTAA
- a CDS encoding metal-dependent hydrolase family protein, whose product MRKALLAILIVGSTSFFASFGQNTPKTDSIFVLRPDRVFDGQDLHQGWVVVVKGDRILSAGPSNKVSLPANARTISLPGQTLMPGLIEGHSHLLLHPYNETSWNDQVLKEADALRVARATVHARNTLLAGFTTVRDLGSEGAEYADVGLKQAIDQNIIPGPRMLVAGKAIIATGSYGPKGFDPAFEVPQGAESADGVDNLIRVVRDQIGKGADIIKVYADYRWGPNGEAMPTFTVDELKLMVEVAKSSGRPVVAHASTPEGMRRAAEAGVETIEHGDNGTPEVFKLMAKKGVALCPTVAAGDAILQYSGWRKGQDPEPARIAQKRASLKAALAAKVPLCVGGDVGVFPHGENARELELLVDYGVAPLDVLRAATAGNAKLFHLDQKLGRVQDGLLADLVSVEGNPLQDMTTLRKVKLVMKGGVLYKQP is encoded by the coding sequence ATGAGGAAAGCACTTCTGGCCATCCTGATTGTAGGGAGCACCTCGTTTTTCGCTTCTTTTGGCCAAAATACGCCAAAAACGGATTCCATCTTTGTGTTGCGCCCAGACCGAGTATTTGACGGCCAGGACCTGCACCAAGGCTGGGTGGTGGTAGTAAAAGGCGACCGCATCCTTTCGGCGGGGCCGAGCAATAAAGTCTCCCTTCCGGCCAATGCCCGGACCATTTCCTTGCCCGGTCAGACCCTAATGCCCGGACTCATTGAAGGCCACTCTCATTTGCTGCTGCACCCCTACAATGAAACCTCCTGGAACGACCAGGTTTTGAAAGAGGCAGACGCCCTGCGTGTGGCCCGGGCCACAGTGCACGCCCGCAACACGCTCCTGGCCGGTTTTACCACCGTGCGGGACCTGGGCTCTGAAGGCGCCGAGTATGCAGACGTGGGCCTGAAGCAAGCCATAGACCAGAACATCATTCCGGGCCCCAGAATGCTGGTGGCGGGCAAAGCCATCATTGCCACCGGCAGCTACGGCCCCAAAGGATTTGACCCCGCGTTTGAAGTGCCCCAAGGTGCAGAATCCGCCGACGGCGTGGACAACCTCATACGCGTGGTACGCGACCAGATAGGCAAGGGCGCCGACATCATCAAAGTCTACGCCGACTACCGCTGGGGACCAAACGGAGAAGCCATGCCTACGTTTACTGTGGACGAACTTAAACTGATGGTGGAAGTAGCCAAAAGCAGCGGCCGGCCGGTAGTGGCCCATGCCAGCACTCCAGAAGGCATGCGCCGCGCCGCCGAAGCAGGCGTAGAAACCATTGAACACGGGGACAACGGCACTCCAGAAGTCTTTAAATTAATGGCGAAGAAAGGCGTTGCCCTCTGCCCTACCGTGGCCGCCGGCGATGCCATTTTGCAGTACAGCGGTTGGCGCAAAGGCCAGGACCCAGAGCCAGCCCGCATCGCGCAGAAGAGAGCCAGCCTCAAAGCCGCCCTGGCCGCCAAAGTGCCGCTGTGCGTGGGTGGTGACGTAGGCGTGTTTCCGCATGGTGAGAATGCCCGCGAACTAGAATTATTGGTAGACTACGGAGTGGCACCATTGGACGTACTGAGAGCCGCCACCGCCGGCAATGCCAAGTTGTTCCATCTGGACCAAAAACTGGGACGGGTGCAAGACGGCTTGTTAGCTGATCTGGTGTCAGTGGAAGGCAATCCTTTACAAGACATGACCACCCTTAGAAAAGTTAAGTTGGTCATGAAGGGCGGCGTCCTTTACAAGCAACCCTAA